A single genomic interval of Malania oleifera isolate guangnan ecotype guangnan chromosome 11, ASM2987363v1, whole genome shotgun sequence harbors:
- the LOC131167762 gene encoding glutaredoxin-C1-like: protein MQYQAEPWRGSYNMPAAMRGGATAPGDPAMERIGRMAAENAVVIFSVSTCCMCHAVKRLFSGMGVSPTVHELDRLPWGPDIERALAGLMGTSQAVPAVFVGGKLVGTMDRVMASHINGTLVPLLKDAGALWL, encoded by the coding sequence ATGCAGTACCAAGCCGAGCCGTGGCGGGGGTCTTACAACATGCCTGCGGCGATGAGGGGAGGCGCAACGGCGCCGGGGGACCCGGCGATGGAGAGGATAGGACGGATGGCGGCGGAGAACGCGGTGGTGATATTCAGCGTGAGCACATGCTGCATGTGCCACGCCGTGAAGCGGTTGTTCTCCGGCATGGGGGTGAGCCCCACCGTGCACGAGCTGGACCGTCTCCCCTGGGGCCCGGACATCGAGAGGGCCCTCGCCGGGCTCATGGGCACGTCCCAGGCGGTACCTGCCGTCTTTGTCGGCGGCAAGCTCGTCGGCACCATGGACAGAGTCATGGCTTCTCACATCAACGGCACTCTGGTTCCCCTTCTCAAGGATGCAGGGGCTCTCTGGCTCTGA